In Streptomyces sclerotialus, the DNA window CAGCAGAACGACATGTGGGCCTTCCGCGGGCTCGAACCCTGGAGTGATCCAGCCTGATCGGCGAGATCAGGTCGGTACCTTCCAGGGCCGCGGAACCCACACCGGGATCCGCGGCCCTTTTGTTTGTCCCTCTGCAGCCGGCAGAGGGCGCCACACGACAGCCCAGCCACGAGCCGGGCCGAACAGACGAGGAACACACCACCGTGCAACTCCAGACGCACACCCCGTCCGTCGCCACCGACCTGATCCCTCCGCCCGACTCCCAGGAGAACTCCTTGCTGCCCCTCACCGAGCTCGACGACGAGATCGACCGCCTCGGCGCCGCCGTTCCGTGCCGTACCTACGACCCGGAGGTCTTCTTCGCCGAGTCCCCGGCCGACGTCGAGTACGCCAAGTCGCTGTGCGAGACCTGTCCGGTGCGCGAGGCCTGCCTGGCCGGCGCCAAGGACCGCCGCGAGCCGTGGGGGGTCTGGGGCGGTGAGCTCTTCGTCCAGGGCGTCGTCGTCCCCCGGAAGCGCCCGCGTGGCCGTCCGCGCAAGAACCCGGTTGCGGCATGAACACCACCGGCACAGGAACGATCGACCGTCCCGCCACGCGGGACCCCCGGAAGCAGGACCCGACGATGAACCCGTCCCTCACCGACATGCCCGCCCCCGCGAACTCCGGCGCGAACGAGCGTCGACAGAACAGGACCCGAGAAATGCAACTCATCCCAGAAGCCCTGGCTCGTGCGCATATCCATGAGAGGTTGCGCGAGGCCGAGAGGGACCGCAGAGCCCACCGGCTCGCCACGGCCCGCCGCATGCAGCGCCGCGCCGAACGCGTCTCCCTCCGCGCCCGCCGCGCCCTCGCCATGGCCGTCATGCAGTGAGTGAGCCCGACCGCTTTCCCACTCCGTAGCGCGCCGCACGCCCTTACCGGGCAGTGCGGCGCGCTCCGCGCTTTTCCGGCGCGGCGCCCGGGCGGCACCGGCGAAGCCGGGGAGCGGAAAGCGCGAAGCGTGCGCCGGGTTCATCCGGGCGTGCGCCTGTTGAATGGCACGTGCACCCGACGGTCGAACTGTGCGCCGGGTCAGCCGGCCCGTGCACCGGAAAGGCGGACCCGTGCTCCGACACGACCGGCGTCACCGGTGCGTTGTGCACGTATTGTCGGCCTTGGCGGAGATATCGTCGGGCAGTGGATGACGAGACGCATGAGCGGGCGGAGTTGACCGGCAAAACCGACCGAGAGGGCGGCACCGTCCGCACGGACGCACCCCCTGGAACGGACGAAACCTCCGAGACCGGCTGGGCACCGGGGGCCGGTGGGACGGTGGGGGGCGGCAAGGTGTCAAGGCTCGGCAGGGCGTCGGGGGCCGACACCGCATCGGGGGTCGGTGAGGCGTCCGGGACCGGCGCCGGCGCAGCGTCCGGGAGCGGTGAGGCGTCGTCCGGGGCCGGTGACCGTGCAGCGTCGGAGGCCGGCGACAGTACCGTGTGTGCTCGATGCGGCGCGGTGGCCGACGGTACGCCTGCGACCTGGACCTGTTCCGTCGAGAACGGCACGCGCCGCTACTTCTGCGAAACCTGCGCCCGCACCCACCTCCGCGCCATCGAGTCCCGCCTGGACTCGGCCTGGTGGTGACCGCGCCGCCGGGCACACTCGCCCCGGCCCCGGCCCCGGTCTCCATTTCGACCGCGGCCGAACCGCGTTCCCGGAGTCAGGCGGAGCTTTCCTCGGCACCGATGTCCCCGGTGTCCTCCTCTCCGGTCCCGTCCACCGCGGTTCCCCTCACCACGGTTCCCTTCTCCACGGTCCCCTCCGGCACGGAGTCCTTCTTCTCCGCGCCGGAGCCCGTGTCGCGGCCGGTCCGGGCGGGGACCGGGCCGGCCGCGGGGGAAGGCACAGGGACGGGGGCGGGGTGGACGAAGCCCGGGAGCCAGGTGGTGAGTTCGTCCCGGAGCCGGACCGTCGCACCCAGCTGACACAGGACACCGATCGTGCTCAGCGTCACGCGGTGGATCAGGAGGTACGACGGGGGCAGGTTCAGCTGCTTGCCCAGCTGGTGGGCGGGCGAGCGCGGGTCGGCGATCCGGGCGGCCTGGTGCCGCATCCAGCCGCGGGTGAAGGTGAACTCCTCGGCCTGCGCCGGCTCGATGATCGGCAGGAGGTAGTCCAGTACCGCCTCCGGCTCCAGCTCGATCGAGTCCTTGACGAACCCCTCCTCGCACAGCAGCTCGTAGACCTCCTCGGCCCGGCCGTCCAGGGTCATCCGCAGTGACGTACCGATCGTGGGCGGCAGTCCGTCCGGCAACCGGTCGACCGTGCCGAAGTCCAGCACCCCCAGCCGCCATTCCTCCGGCGGCCCGTCGGGCGCGTGGCCGGTCAGCAGGCGGAAGTTGCCCGGGTGCGGGTCGGCGTGCAGCAGGCCCGTACGGGCGGTGCCCGAGAAGAGGAAGCGGGACAGCAGCTGTCCGGCGCGGTTCCGCTCCTCCGGCGTCCCGCCCGAGATCACCTCGGAGAGCGGGACCCCTTCCATCCACTCGGTGATCAGCACCTGGTCCCCTTGGTGGACGACGGCCGGCACGACGACGTCCGGGTCGTCCGCGAACTCCTCGGCGTAGGTGCGCTGGGCCGCCGCCTCCAGGCCGTAGTCCAGCTCCTCGGAGACCCGGTCGCGCAGCTCGGTGATCAGCGGCTTGAGGTCCATCCCTGGCACCAGAGGCCCCAGCAGCCGCGCGAGCCGACCCAGTTGGGACAGGTCGGAGAGCAATGCCTCACCCGCACCCGGATACTGCACCTTCACCGCGACCTCACGACCGTCCTGCCACACCGCCCGGTGCACCTGGCCGATCGAGGCCGCGGCCGACGGCTTGTCGTCGAACTCCGCGAACAGCTCCCGCCAGCCCTCACCCAGCCGTTCGGTGAGGACCGCATGGACGGTGGCCGAGGGCAGCGGCGGAGCCGCCTCCTGGAGCTTGGTCAGCGCGGCGCGATAAGGCCCCGCGATCTCCTCCGGCAGTGCCGATTCGAAGACGGACAGTGCCTGCCCGAACTTCATGGCCCCGCCCTTGAGCTGGCCCAGCGTCGCGAACAGCTGCTCGGCCGTGCGGTTCTGGAGCTCGGTGGCGATCATCTCCGCCGGCCGTCCGCCGATGCGCTTGCCCAGCCCGAGGGCGGTGCGACCGGCGAAGCCCAGGGGGAGGGCGGCGAGCTTGGCCGTCCGCACGACGGCCTTGCGCGGCAGATCAGACATGTGCGCGTCCTCCCAAGGTCCCGGCCCTGATGGGGGCGTATGACTCCCACGGGGCAGGTCAGTACTCGGATCAATCAGGTCGGTCGAACCAGTCGGGCTAGTCGGTGGAGCGGGGAAAGCCGGACCTGTCGGGTCGGTGTCATGCCGGCACGGTCCCTCCCACTCGCTTCGGCCCCGGGCGGGGGCACTCCGTCATTGTGGCGTGTCGGGGACGAGGATCCGAGGTGGCTGCGGTGGCAGGGGAGCGCGCCGCGCCACAGGCGCAGTCGGGATGGGCCTCGATCTGATCGACGTCCCAGCTCATACAGGGGAGCGCGAGCTCCGTCCGCGCGCCCGTACACGGTGGCAGATACCCGTCCAGGAAGGTCAGGACCTGTGTCGCGGCCAGTCCGGCCACCGTCGTCGCCAACGCCGCGTCGCACGCGGGCACGACCGGGGCGGCCCGTCCGGAACGCCACTGGGCCAGCAGCCGCGGCCAGGCCGGCTCGGTGTCCGTACGGCGCAGCTCCCAGCAGCCGGCGCAGGCCGTGTCGCCGGGGAGCACCAACGGCCCCACCACTCCCGTGGCCTCGATCACGCCTGCGTACAAGTGCGGGATGCCGGAGGCGAGGAGCGGCTCGGCGAGCCGGGGATCTGGCGCGTAGGCGGCCAGACCGTCGCGTGGGGCGAGCACGGTCAGGGCGAGAGCCGGCTCGCCCGGTGAGGCCGAAAAGTCGTCGGTGACCTGGGCGGACGGAGCAGACCGGGTGGAGACAGCGGGCGGGTCGGATGGAGGGGGCTGGGCGAACGGAGCGGTCCGGTCGGGGCGGACGGTCCACGTGCTCCGGGTGGTCGTCCGGGGGCGTCGTGTCCACGGGGAGTGTGCGTTGACCAGGCGTCGGGCGGACACGTCCCGGCGCTCGCCCACACGATCGGCGGGGAAGCCGGCCGGCAGCACGTCCCACGGCTCGACCCGGCCGCCGTCCAGCACCTCCACGTCCCCCACCCCCGCGGCGGAGAGCAACGCCGCGATCGATGCCCCCACCCGGCCGGTGCCGCGCACCCGGACCCGCGCCGCGCTGCGGGCCCACAGCCGCTCGTCGGCGCTCGTCGCGTCGCGATGGCGTACGGACAGGGCGGCGCGGTCCGGGCGCAGCCGGTCGAACGCGGGGAGGTCGGCCTGAAGGGCTTCGGTGGCCGGGGCCCCAGGAGCCGGAGAGTCCAGCAGCCCGGCGGCGTCCAGGCGGCCGACGAGTTCCCGGGCGTGGTCCGGCGGCAGCTGCAGTGCCTTGGCCTCGCGCTCCAGCTGATCGATGCTGCGCGTGCCGTCGATCAGGCTCAGCAGGCTGCCGGTCGCGCCGTCCACCGGGCCCACCACCACGGCGTGGGCCGGGGCGACACCGAAGCGCACGGTGGACCTGTCCCGCCAGCCCTGCCGCAGGGCCGGTTTGAGCATCGGGTGCGGGGAAGGACGGGGAGCCGAGCGGGCGGCGGTAGGGGGAGGAGGAGAAGAGGCGGGAGAGGGAGGCGCGAGGAGGGTGGGTGGTGTGGTCGGG includes these proteins:
- a CDS encoding WhiB family transcriptional regulator, whose amino-acid sequence is MQLQTHTPSVATDLIPPPDSQENSLLPLTELDDEIDRLGAAVPCRTYDPEVFFAESPADVEYAKSLCETCPVREACLAGAKDRREPWGVWGGELFVQGVVVPRKRPRGRPRKNPVAA
- a CDS encoding ABC1 kinase family protein, producing the protein MSDLPRKAVVRTAKLAALPLGFAGRTALGLGKRIGGRPAEMIATELQNRTAEQLFATLGQLKGGAMKFGQALSVFESALPEEIAGPYRAALTKLQEAAPPLPSATVHAVLTERLGEGWRELFAEFDDKPSAAASIGQVHRAVWQDGREVAVKVQYPGAGEALLSDLSQLGRLARLLGPLVPGMDLKPLITELRDRVSEELDYGLEAAAQRTYAEEFADDPDVVVPAVVHQGDQVLITEWMEGVPLSEVISGGTPEERNRAGQLLSRFLFSGTARTGLLHADPHPGNFRLLTGHAPDGPPEEWRLGVLDFGTVDRLPDGLPPTIGTSLRMTLDGRAEEVYELLCEEGFVKDSIELEPEAVLDYLLPIIEPAQAEEFTFTRGWMRHQAARIADPRSPAHQLGKQLNLPPSYLLIHRVTLSTIGVLCQLGATVRLRDELTTWLPGFVHPAPVPVPSPAAGPVPARTGRDTGSGAEKKDSVPEGTVEKGTVVRGTAVDGTGEEDTGDIGAEESSA
- a CDS encoding ThiF family adenylyltransferase, whose amino-acid sequence is MLKPALRQGWRDRSTVRFGVAPAHAVVVGPVDGATGSLLSLIDGTRSIDQLEREAKALQLPPDHARELVGRLDAAGLLDSPAPGAPATEALQADLPAFDRLRPDRAALSVRHRDATSADERLWARSAARVRVRGTGRVGASIAALLSAAGVGDVEVLDGGRVEPWDVLPAGFPADRVGERRDVSARRLVNAHSPWTRRPRTTTRSTWTVRPDRTAPFAQPPPSDPPAVSTRSAPSAQVTDDFSASPGEPALALTVLAPRDGLAAYAPDPRLAEPLLASGIPHLYAGVIEATGVVGPLVLPGDTACAGCWELRRTDTEPAWPRLLAQWRSGRAAPVVPACDAALATTVAGLAATQVLTFLDGYLPPCTGARTELALPCMSWDVDQIEAHPDCACGAARSPATAATSDPRPRHATMTECPRPGPKRVGGTVPA